The Nitrospira lenta genomic interval CTGGCTCATTCCTCCGCTATGGCCTCTGCTTGGACTCTCTCCCGTCACCTACTGGTGGGTACGGCGGCCCTACGTTCGTCGAATGACGATACTGCGGCAACCGTTTCCCGGAGAGCAGGAGGAGATACTTCGTACACATGTGGCTTTTTTCCTAGCACTCGATGAGCCGGGCAAGATCAGGTTCCGGCAACTGATGCAAATCTTTCTCGATGAAGTTCAGATCACCGGCATTCGCACTGATGTGGACGAAACCGTTCGCGTATTGGTTGCAGCGAGTGCCGTCATCCCGGTCTTTGGATTCCATGACTGGGAATACCATCGGCTGCGTGAAGTGCTGATCTATCCGGATGCCTTCGATGACGCCTATCAGACTCGCGGCGGGTCGAACGAACACATTCTGGGCATGGTCGGCCTACATCATTTGAGCGGGGTAATGATTCTCTCAAAGCCGGCGTTACTGGCGGGATTTTCTTCGCAACCCGGCACACAGAACGTGGGCGTGCACGAATTTGCGCACCTCGTCGAACAAGAAGCCGGCGAATATGGGCTGCCGCCTGAAGTTCCCTGGATGGCGGTTCGGCAGTGGGCCAGGTACGTGGCCCGGGAACTGGCCCACCCTTCTTCCCGCCGTACCCATATCAACAATTATGCCTATACGAACGAACACGAATTCTTCGCAGTGCTGGCCGAGTACTTCTTCACTTCACCCGACCTATTGAAACAACGCGATCCCGCCCTCTATACCCTCTTGCGAGACCTCTTCCATCAGGACACCGAAGCGCTCCTCCCCACCCTCCCCTGGCGCCGTCGGGGACTCAGCCGCAACGCACCCTGTCCCTGCGGCAGCGGGGACAAATATAAACATTGTTGTTTGAAGAAGGCGGGAACAAACAGCAGGAGCACAGAATCCAAGGCCAACGCCCCAAACACACAGACAAACGCGCCTCCTCAGGATACGGACACGCCCTTCACCACATAGTGCGGCACGAAGCGGCTCTGGTTCCCATGGATCAACCCGCGATCCTCTCGAATACCAATCCCCGCCGGCTCATCCCCAATCACCCAGGACCCAATGACCGGATGCCATCCCTCAAATGCCGGCAACGACACATACTGTTGAAAGACTGAGGTCTCCGCATCATAGGGCCCGGGTGTTGTCAGCACCTGATCCCCGTTCACAATCGAAATATTGGCGCCTTCACGCGACCAAAATGGTTTCCGGACATAGGCGGTGCAATCCCCTGGTCCTGAACAGAAGGCGGGCAATAGATTCTGGTGATCGGGATACCACTCCCACAACAATGCCAACAGACCTTTGTGACTGAGCACCTGTTTCCACGCCGGTTCCAGTACCAGCATCGAAGACCTGGATAGGTCCACGGCAAAGGCGTCCTGACAGAGCCATTCCCAGGGATAGAGCTTGAAGAGCACCGAGATGGGTTCGTTGCGGCCATCCACGAACCGCCGACGGCCTGGCACCCACCCGACCTGCTCAATGGGCAGCGTCTGCACCCGCCACCCGGCTTGAGTCGCCGTATCGGCCAGATAGATCACCGTCTGCCGGTCTTCGTCACTCTGATCCAAGCAGACCAGATGGAGCAGATCGGATGAGGCCTGTCCTCGAATTGCTCCCCACTGCCCGATCAACCGCTCATGCAGGCTATTGAATTGATCCGCCTCCGGACAGATCTCTCGCTGCCATCCCCACTGCCCGACCGCCGCTTCAATCAAAGAAGTCGGCGTATCGGCGTTGTACTCCAGCAGTTTCGGCACCCCCACCCCGTCATACCAAAAATCAAACCGTCCATAGAGCGACGGCTCCTGCCGCTCCCACGACTCAATGATGCGCGGTCGCCAACC includes:
- a CDS encoding zinc-dependent peptidase, with the protein product MLLTPEAQRRNQRQALTATLLVAGTAGWLTWLIPPLWPLLGLSPVTYWWVRRPYVRRMTILRQPFPGEQEEILRTHVAFFLALDEPGKIRFRQLMQIFLDEVQITGIRTDVDETVRVLVAASAVIPVFGFHDWEYHRLREVLIYPDAFDDAYQTRGGSNEHILGMVGLHHLSGVMILSKPALLAGFSSQPGTQNVGVHEFAHLVEQEAGEYGLPPEVPWMAVRQWARYVARELAHPSSRRTHINNYAYTNEHEFFAVLAEYFFTSPDLLKQRDPALYTLLRDLFHQDTEALLPTLPWRRRGLSRNAPCPCGSGDKYKHCCLKKAGTNSRSTESKANAPNTQTNAPPQDTDTPFTT
- a CDS encoding glutathionylspermidine synthase family protein is translated as MYRRAMPPRADWPAQLDRIGLTYHSEDGGYWREDVAYEFSPQQIDCLESATVSLHRLCVDAVERIIREDRFADLRIPEGWRPRIIESWERQEPSLYGRFDFWYDGVGVPKLLEYNADTPTSLIEAAVGQWGWQREICPEADQFNSLHERLIGQWGAIRGQASSDLLHLVCLDQSDEDRQTVIYLADTATQAGWRVQTLPIEQVGWVPGRRRFVDGRNEPISVLFKLYPWEWLCQDAFAVDLSRSSMLVLEPAWKQVLSHKGLLALLWEWYPDHQNLLPAFCSGPGDCTAYVRKPFWSREGANISIVNGDQVLTTPGPYDAETSVFQQYVSLPAFEGWHPVIGSWVIGDEPAGIGIREDRGLIHGNQSRFVPHYVVKGVSVS